One segment of Polyodon spathula isolate WHYD16114869_AA chromosome 20, ASM1765450v1, whole genome shotgun sequence DNA contains the following:
- the LOC121295663 gene encoding exocyst complex component 7-like isoform X7, which produces MIPTQDASARKTEIDEKLKQEQDTLSFIRENLEKSDQLTKGMVSILSSFESRLMQLENSIIPVHKQTENLQRLQDNVDKTLSCMDHVISYYHVAKDTDKIIKEGPSGRLDEYLACIAKIQKAVEYFQDNNPDSPELNTVKARFEKGKELLEAEFHSLLTRYSKPVPPILILDLIGGDDELETQEEVTLDHLPESVLQDVICISSWLVEYGRNQDFMSVYFQIRSSQLDRSLKSLKEHFRKSSASSGVLYSPAVQNKRKDTPTKKPPKRPVFIPGHDHDLRVKHLSDALNERHGAAAGKDDVLDIEIDSYIHCISAFVKLAQSEYQLLTDIIPEHHQKKTFDSLIQEALDNLMLEGDNIVSAARRAIMRHDYSAVLTIFPILKHLKQTKPEFDQVLQGTAASTKNKLPSLITSMEAIGAKALEEFADSIKNDPDKEYNMPKDGTVHELTSNAILFLQQLLDFQETAGAMLASQVLGDTYNIPLDPRETSSSASSYSSEFSRRLLSTYICKVLGNLQLNLLSKSKVYEDTALSAIFLHNNYNYTLKSLEKSELIQLVSVTQRKAETQYRELIEQQIQSYQRSWLKVIEYITDRNMPVFQPGAKLKDKERQMIKDKFKGFNDGLEELCKIQKVWAIPDKDQRDAIRQAQKRMITQAYRAFLQRYTNISFTKNPEKYYKYRPEQVEAMIERLFDTSA; this is translated from the exons ATGATTCCTACGCAAGATGCATCAGCGAGGAAGACTGAAATCGACGAGAAACTAAAACAG GAACAGGACACCCTCTCTTTTATTCGAGAGAATTTGGAGAAAAGTGACCAGTTAACAAAGGGCATG GTTTCCATCCTCTCCTCCTTTGAAAGCAGATTAATGCAGCTGGAGAACTCTATCATCCCAGTCCACAAGCAGACAGAGAACCTGCAGCGGCTGCAGGACAATGTGGACAAGACCCTGTCCTGCATGGACCACGTCATCAGCTACTACCACGTGGCCAAGGACACTGATAAAATCATCAAGGAGGG TCCCTCAGGGCGGCTAGATGAATACCTGGCTTGTATTGCTAAAATCCAGAAGGCAGTGGAGTACTTCCAGGACAACAACCCTGACAGTCCAGAGCTCAACACAGTG AAAGCCCGGTTTGAGAAGGGCAAGGAGCTGCTGGAGGCGGAGTTCCACAGCCTGCTGACCCGCTACAGCAAGCCGGTGCCGCCCATTCTGATCCTGGACCTGATTGGGGGGGATGACGAGTTGGAAACCCAGGAGGAGGTCACCCTGGATCACCTTCCAGAGTCGGTTCTGCAGGACGTCATCTGCATCTCAAGCTGGCTGGTGGAGTATGGGCGTAACCAGG ATTTCATGAGCGTGTACTTCCAGATTCGCTCCAGTCAGCTGGACCGCTCGTTGAAGAGCCTCAAGGAGCATTTCCGCAAGAGCAGCGCTTCCTCGGGGGTGCTGTACTCCCCGGCCGTGCAGAACAAGCGCAAAGACACGCCCACCAAGAAACCACCCAAGAGACCAG TCTTCATCCCAG GTCACGATCACGACCTGAGGGTTAAACACCTCTCCGACGCCCTGAATGAGAGGCACGGGGCTGCTGCGG GTAAGGATGACGTCCTGGATATCGAGATTGACTCCTACATCCACTGTATCAGTGCCTTTGTGAAGCTGGCGCAGAGCGAGTACCAGCTGCTCACTGACATCATCCCCGAGCACCACCAGAAGAAGACCTTCGACTCGCTCATCCAG GAGGCCCTGGACAATCTGATGCTGGAAGGAGACAACATTGTGTCGGCAGCCCGTCGAGCCATCATGCGGCATGACTACTCCGCTGTGCTCACCATATTCCCCATCCTCAAGCACCTGAAGCAGACCAAGCCTGAGTTCGACCAGGTCCTGCAG ggCACAGCTGCCAGCACAAAGAACAAGCTGCCCTCTCTCATAACATCCATGGAAGCCATAGGAGCCAAAGCACTGGAGGAATTTGCTGACAGCATCAAG AATGATCCAGACAAAGAGTACAATATGCCCAAGGATGGGACAGTTCATGAACTGACTAGCAAT GCTATTTTGTTCCTCCAGCAGTTGCTGGATTTCCAGGAGACGGCTGGGGCAATGCTGGCATCACAAG TTCTTGGGGATACTTACAATATTCCTTTAGACCCCCGAG AAACAAGTTCATCGGCGAGCAGCTACAGCTCTGAGTTCAGTAGGAGGCTCCTCAGTACATATATCT GCAAAGTTCTGGGCAACTTGCAGCTGAATCTATTGAGCAAATCCAAAGTGTATGAAGACACCGCACTGAGTGCCATCTTCCTGCACAACAACTACAACTACACCCTCAAGTCTCTAGAAAA GTCTGAACTGATCCAGCTGGTGTCTGTGACCCAAAGGAAGGCAGAGACCCAGTACAGGGAGCTGATTGAGCAGCAGATCCAGTCCTATCAGCGCAG CTGGCTAAAGGTGATAGAATATATTACAGACCGAAACATGCCTGTCTTCCAACCCGGCGCCAAG TTAAAAGATAAGGAACGACAGATGATTAAAGACAAATTTAAG GGTTTTAACGATGGTTTGGAGGAGCTGTGTAAAATCCAGAAGGTGTGGGCCATCCCTGATAAAGACCAGAGAGATGCCATCCGCCAGGCACAGAAGAGGATGATAACGCAGGCATACAGGGCCTTTCTGCAGAG ATATACTAACATCTCATTTACTAAGAACCCAGAAAAGTATTACAAGTACAGACCAGAGCAAGTGGAGGCAATGATTGAGAGACTGTTTGATACATCAGCATAG
- the LOC121295663 gene encoding exocyst complex component 7-like isoform X18 — protein MIPTQDASARKTEIDEKLKQEQDTLSFIRENLEKSDQLTKGMVSILSSFESRLMQLENSIIPVHKQTENLQRLQDNVDKTLSCMDHVISYYHVAKDTDKIIKEGPSGRLDEYLACIAKIQKAVEYFQDNNPDSPELNTVKARFEKGKELLEAEFHSLLTRYSKPVPPILILDLIGGDDELETQEEVTLDHLPESVLQDVICISSWLVEYGRNQDFMSVYFQIRSSQLDRSLKSLKEHFRKSSASSGVLYSPAVQNKRKDTPTKKPPKRPVFIPGTIRKAQNLLKQYSQHGLDGKKGGSNLTPMEGHDHDLRVKHLSDALNERHGAAAGKDDVLDIEIDSYIHCISAFVKLAQSEYQLLTDIIPEHHQKKTFDSLIQEALDNLMLEGDNIVSAARRAIMRHDYSAVLTIFPILKHLKQTKPEFDQVLQGTAASTKNKLPSLITSMEAIGAKALEEFADSIKNDPDKEYNMPKDGTVHELTSNAILFLQQLLDFQETAGAMLASQVLGDTYNIPLDPRETSSSASSYSSEFSRRLLSTYICKVLGNLQLNLLSKSKVYEDTALSAIFLHNNYNYTLKSLEKSELIQLVSVTQRKAETQYRELIEQQIQSYQRSWLKVIEYITDRNMPVFQPGAKLKDKERQMIKDKFKGFNDGLEELCKIQKVWAIPDKDQRDAIRQAQKRMITQAYRAFLQRYTNISFTKNPEKYYKYRPEQVEAMIERLFDTSA, from the exons ATGATTCCTACGCAAGATGCATCAGCGAGGAAGACTGAAATCGACGAGAAACTAAAACAG GAACAGGACACCCTCTCTTTTATTCGAGAGAATTTGGAGAAAAGTGACCAGTTAACAAAGGGCATG GTTTCCATCCTCTCCTCCTTTGAAAGCAGATTAATGCAGCTGGAGAACTCTATCATCCCAGTCCACAAGCAGACAGAGAACCTGCAGCGGCTGCAGGACAATGTGGACAAGACCCTGTCCTGCATGGACCACGTCATCAGCTACTACCACGTGGCCAAGGACACTGATAAAATCATCAAGGAGGG TCCCTCAGGGCGGCTAGATGAATACCTGGCTTGTATTGCTAAAATCCAGAAGGCAGTGGAGTACTTCCAGGACAACAACCCTGACAGTCCAGAGCTCAACACAGTG AAAGCCCGGTTTGAGAAGGGCAAGGAGCTGCTGGAGGCGGAGTTCCACAGCCTGCTGACCCGCTACAGCAAGCCGGTGCCGCCCATTCTGATCCTGGACCTGATTGGGGGGGATGACGAGTTGGAAACCCAGGAGGAGGTCACCCTGGATCACCTTCCAGAGTCGGTTCTGCAGGACGTCATCTGCATCTCAAGCTGGCTGGTGGAGTATGGGCGTAACCAGG ATTTCATGAGCGTGTACTTCCAGATTCGCTCCAGTCAGCTGGACCGCTCGTTGAAGAGCCTCAAGGAGCATTTCCGCAAGAGCAGCGCTTCCTCGGGGGTGCTGTACTCCCCGGCCGTGCAGAACAAGCGCAAAGACACGCCCACCAAGAAACCACCCAAGAGACCAG TCTTCATCCCAG GCACAATCCGTAAGGCTCAGAACCTCCTGAAACAGTATTCTCAGCATGGGCTGGATGGGAAAAAGGGGGGCTCTAACCTCACACCTATGGAAG GTCACGATCACGACCTGAGGGTTAAACACCTCTCCGACGCCCTGAATGAGAGGCACGGGGCTGCTGCGG GTAAGGATGACGTCCTGGATATCGAGATTGACTCCTACATCCACTGTATCAGTGCCTTTGTGAAGCTGGCGCAGAGCGAGTACCAGCTGCTCACTGACATCATCCCCGAGCACCACCAGAAGAAGACCTTCGACTCGCTCATCCAG GAGGCCCTGGACAATCTGATGCTGGAAGGAGACAACATTGTGTCGGCAGCCCGTCGAGCCATCATGCGGCATGACTACTCCGCTGTGCTCACCATATTCCCCATCCTCAAGCACCTGAAGCAGACCAAGCCTGAGTTCGACCAGGTCCTGCAG ggCACAGCTGCCAGCACAAAGAACAAGCTGCCCTCTCTCATAACATCCATGGAAGCCATAGGAGCCAAAGCACTGGAGGAATTTGCTGACAGCATCAAG AATGATCCAGACAAAGAGTACAATATGCCCAAGGATGGGACAGTTCATGAACTGACTAGCAAT GCTATTTTGTTCCTCCAGCAGTTGCTGGATTTCCAGGAGACGGCTGGGGCAATGCTGGCATCACAAG TTCTTGGGGATACTTACAATATTCCTTTAGACCCCCGAG AAACAAGTTCATCGGCGAGCAGCTACAGCTCTGAGTTCAGTAGGAGGCTCCTCAGTACATATATCT GCAAAGTTCTGGGCAACTTGCAGCTGAATCTATTGAGCAAATCCAAAGTGTATGAAGACACCGCACTGAGTGCCATCTTCCTGCACAACAACTACAACTACACCCTCAAGTCTCTAGAAAA GTCTGAACTGATCCAGCTGGTGTCTGTGACCCAAAGGAAGGCAGAGACCCAGTACAGGGAGCTGATTGAGCAGCAGATCCAGTCCTATCAGCGCAG CTGGCTAAAGGTGATAGAATATATTACAGACCGAAACATGCCTGTCTTCCAACCCGGCGCCAAG TTAAAAGATAAGGAACGACAGATGATTAAAGACAAATTTAAG GGTTTTAACGATGGTTTGGAGGAGCTGTGTAAAATCCAGAAGGTGTGGGCCATCCCTGATAAAGACCAGAGAGATGCCATCCGCCAGGCACAGAAGAGGATGATAACGCAGGCATACAGGGCCTTTCTGCAGAG ATATACTAACATCTCATTTACTAAGAACCCAGAAAAGTATTACAAGTACAGACCAGAGCAAGTGGAGGCAATGATTGAGAGACTGTTTGATACATCAGCATAG
- the LOC121295663 gene encoding exocyst complex component 7-like isoform X9: MIPTQDASARKTEIDEKLKQEQDTLSFIRENLEKSDQLTKGMVSILSSFESRLMQLENSIIPVHKQTENLQRLQDNVDKTLSCMDHVISYYHVAKDTDKIIKEGPSGRLDEYLACIAKIQKAVEYFQDNNPDSPELNTVKARFEKGKELLEAEFHSLLTRYSKPVPPILILDLIGGDDELETQEEVTLDHLPESVLQDVICISSWLVEYGRNQDFMSVYFQIRSSQLDRSLKSLKEHFRKSSASSGVLYSPAVQNKRKDTPTKKPPKRPVFIPGTIRKAQNLLKQYSQHGLDGKKGGSNLTPMEGKDDVLDIEIDSYIHCISAFVKLAQSEYQLLTDIIPEHHQKKTFDSLIQEALDNLMLEGDNIVSAARRAIMRHDYSAVLTIFPILKHLKQTKPEFDQVLQGTAASTKNKLPSLITSMEAIGAKALEEFADSIKNDPDKEYNMPKDGTVHELTSNAILFLQQLLDFQETAGAMLASQETSSSASSYSSEFSRRLLSTYICKVLGNLQLNLLSKSKVYEDTALSAIFLHNNYNYTLKSLEKSELIQLVSVTQRKAETQYRELIEQQIQSYQRSWLKVIEYITDRNMPVFQPGAKLKDKERQMIKDKFKGFNDGLEELCKIQKVWAIPDKDQRDAIRQAQKRMITQAYRAFLQRYTNISFTKNPEKYYKYRPEQVEAMIERLFDTSA; the protein is encoded by the exons ATGATTCCTACGCAAGATGCATCAGCGAGGAAGACTGAAATCGACGAGAAACTAAAACAG GAACAGGACACCCTCTCTTTTATTCGAGAGAATTTGGAGAAAAGTGACCAGTTAACAAAGGGCATG GTTTCCATCCTCTCCTCCTTTGAAAGCAGATTAATGCAGCTGGAGAACTCTATCATCCCAGTCCACAAGCAGACAGAGAACCTGCAGCGGCTGCAGGACAATGTGGACAAGACCCTGTCCTGCATGGACCACGTCATCAGCTACTACCACGTGGCCAAGGACACTGATAAAATCATCAAGGAGGG TCCCTCAGGGCGGCTAGATGAATACCTGGCTTGTATTGCTAAAATCCAGAAGGCAGTGGAGTACTTCCAGGACAACAACCCTGACAGTCCAGAGCTCAACACAGTG AAAGCCCGGTTTGAGAAGGGCAAGGAGCTGCTGGAGGCGGAGTTCCACAGCCTGCTGACCCGCTACAGCAAGCCGGTGCCGCCCATTCTGATCCTGGACCTGATTGGGGGGGATGACGAGTTGGAAACCCAGGAGGAGGTCACCCTGGATCACCTTCCAGAGTCGGTTCTGCAGGACGTCATCTGCATCTCAAGCTGGCTGGTGGAGTATGGGCGTAACCAGG ATTTCATGAGCGTGTACTTCCAGATTCGCTCCAGTCAGCTGGACCGCTCGTTGAAGAGCCTCAAGGAGCATTTCCGCAAGAGCAGCGCTTCCTCGGGGGTGCTGTACTCCCCGGCCGTGCAGAACAAGCGCAAAGACACGCCCACCAAGAAACCACCCAAGAGACCAG TCTTCATCCCAG GCACAATCCGTAAGGCTCAGAACCTCCTGAAACAGTATTCTCAGCATGGGCTGGATGGGAAAAAGGGGGGCTCTAACCTCACACCTATGGAAG GTAAGGATGACGTCCTGGATATCGAGATTGACTCCTACATCCACTGTATCAGTGCCTTTGTGAAGCTGGCGCAGAGCGAGTACCAGCTGCTCACTGACATCATCCCCGAGCACCACCAGAAGAAGACCTTCGACTCGCTCATCCAG GAGGCCCTGGACAATCTGATGCTGGAAGGAGACAACATTGTGTCGGCAGCCCGTCGAGCCATCATGCGGCATGACTACTCCGCTGTGCTCACCATATTCCCCATCCTCAAGCACCTGAAGCAGACCAAGCCTGAGTTCGACCAGGTCCTGCAG ggCACAGCTGCCAGCACAAAGAACAAGCTGCCCTCTCTCATAACATCCATGGAAGCCATAGGAGCCAAAGCACTGGAGGAATTTGCTGACAGCATCAAG AATGATCCAGACAAAGAGTACAATATGCCCAAGGATGGGACAGTTCATGAACTGACTAGCAAT GCTATTTTGTTCCTCCAGCAGTTGCTGGATTTCCAGGAGACGGCTGGGGCAATGCTGGCATCACAAG AAACAAGTTCATCGGCGAGCAGCTACAGCTCTGAGTTCAGTAGGAGGCTCCTCAGTACATATATCT GCAAAGTTCTGGGCAACTTGCAGCTGAATCTATTGAGCAAATCCAAAGTGTATGAAGACACCGCACTGAGTGCCATCTTCCTGCACAACAACTACAACTACACCCTCAAGTCTCTAGAAAA GTCTGAACTGATCCAGCTGGTGTCTGTGACCCAAAGGAAGGCAGAGACCCAGTACAGGGAGCTGATTGAGCAGCAGATCCAGTCCTATCAGCGCAG CTGGCTAAAGGTGATAGAATATATTACAGACCGAAACATGCCTGTCTTCCAACCCGGCGCCAAG TTAAAAGATAAGGAACGACAGATGATTAAAGACAAATTTAAG GGTTTTAACGATGGTTTGGAGGAGCTGTGTAAAATCCAGAAGGTGTGGGCCATCCCTGATAAAGACCAGAGAGATGCCATCCGCCAGGCACAGAAGAGGATGATAACGCAGGCATACAGGGCCTTTCTGCAGAG ATATACTAACATCTCATTTACTAAGAACCCAGAAAAGTATTACAAGTACAGACCAGAGCAAGTGGAGGCAATGATTGAGAGACTGTTTGATACATCAGCATAG
- the LOC121295663 gene encoding exocyst complex component 7-like isoform X17, producing the protein MIPTQDASARKTEIDEKLKQEQDTLSFIRENLEKSDQLTKGMVSILSSFESRLMQLENSIIPVHKQTENLQRLQDNVDKTLSCMDHVISYYHVAKDTDKIIKEGPSGRLDEYLACIAKIQKAVEYFQDNNPDSPELNTVKARFEKGKELLEAEFHSLLTRYSKPVPPILILDLIGGDDELETQEEVTLDHLPESVLQDVICISSWLVEYGRNQDFMSVYFQIRSSQLDRSLKSLKEHFRKSSASSGVLYSPAVQNKRKDTPTKKPPKRPGKDDVLDIEIDSYIHCISAFVKLAQSEYQLLTDIIPEHHQKKTFDSLIQEALDNLMLEGDNIVSAARRAIMRHDYSAVLTIFPILKHLKQTKPEFDQVLQGTAASTKNKLPSLITSMEAIGAKALEEFADSIKNDPDKEYNMPKDGTVHELTSNAILFLQQLLDFQETAGAMLASQETSSSASSYSSEFSRRLLSTYICKVLGNLQLNLLSKSKVYEDTALSAIFLHNNYNYTLKSLEKSELIQLVSVTQRKAETQYRELIEQQIQSYQRSWLKVIEYITDRNMPVFQPGAKLKDKERQMIKDKFKGFNDGLEELCKIQKVWAIPDKDQRDAIRQAQKRMITQAYRAFLQRYTNISFTKNPEKYYKYRPEQVEAMIERLFDTSA; encoded by the exons ATGATTCCTACGCAAGATGCATCAGCGAGGAAGACTGAAATCGACGAGAAACTAAAACAG GAACAGGACACCCTCTCTTTTATTCGAGAGAATTTGGAGAAAAGTGACCAGTTAACAAAGGGCATG GTTTCCATCCTCTCCTCCTTTGAAAGCAGATTAATGCAGCTGGAGAACTCTATCATCCCAGTCCACAAGCAGACAGAGAACCTGCAGCGGCTGCAGGACAATGTGGACAAGACCCTGTCCTGCATGGACCACGTCATCAGCTACTACCACGTGGCCAAGGACACTGATAAAATCATCAAGGAGGG TCCCTCAGGGCGGCTAGATGAATACCTGGCTTGTATTGCTAAAATCCAGAAGGCAGTGGAGTACTTCCAGGACAACAACCCTGACAGTCCAGAGCTCAACACAGTG AAAGCCCGGTTTGAGAAGGGCAAGGAGCTGCTGGAGGCGGAGTTCCACAGCCTGCTGACCCGCTACAGCAAGCCGGTGCCGCCCATTCTGATCCTGGACCTGATTGGGGGGGATGACGAGTTGGAAACCCAGGAGGAGGTCACCCTGGATCACCTTCCAGAGTCGGTTCTGCAGGACGTCATCTGCATCTCAAGCTGGCTGGTGGAGTATGGGCGTAACCAGG ATTTCATGAGCGTGTACTTCCAGATTCGCTCCAGTCAGCTGGACCGCTCGTTGAAGAGCCTCAAGGAGCATTTCCGCAAGAGCAGCGCTTCCTCGGGGGTGCTGTACTCCCCGGCCGTGCAGAACAAGCGCAAAGACACGCCCACCAAGAAACCACCCAAGAGACCAG GTAAGGATGACGTCCTGGATATCGAGATTGACTCCTACATCCACTGTATCAGTGCCTTTGTGAAGCTGGCGCAGAGCGAGTACCAGCTGCTCACTGACATCATCCCCGAGCACCACCAGAAGAAGACCTTCGACTCGCTCATCCAG GAGGCCCTGGACAATCTGATGCTGGAAGGAGACAACATTGTGTCGGCAGCCCGTCGAGCCATCATGCGGCATGACTACTCCGCTGTGCTCACCATATTCCCCATCCTCAAGCACCTGAAGCAGACCAAGCCTGAGTTCGACCAGGTCCTGCAG ggCACAGCTGCCAGCACAAAGAACAAGCTGCCCTCTCTCATAACATCCATGGAAGCCATAGGAGCCAAAGCACTGGAGGAATTTGCTGACAGCATCAAG AATGATCCAGACAAAGAGTACAATATGCCCAAGGATGGGACAGTTCATGAACTGACTAGCAAT GCTATTTTGTTCCTCCAGCAGTTGCTGGATTTCCAGGAGACGGCTGGGGCAATGCTGGCATCACAAG AAACAAGTTCATCGGCGAGCAGCTACAGCTCTGAGTTCAGTAGGAGGCTCCTCAGTACATATATCT GCAAAGTTCTGGGCAACTTGCAGCTGAATCTATTGAGCAAATCCAAAGTGTATGAAGACACCGCACTGAGTGCCATCTTCCTGCACAACAACTACAACTACACCCTCAAGTCTCTAGAAAA GTCTGAACTGATCCAGCTGGTGTCTGTGACCCAAAGGAAGGCAGAGACCCAGTACAGGGAGCTGATTGAGCAGCAGATCCAGTCCTATCAGCGCAG CTGGCTAAAGGTGATAGAATATATTACAGACCGAAACATGCCTGTCTTCCAACCCGGCGCCAAG TTAAAAGATAAGGAACGACAGATGATTAAAGACAAATTTAAG GGTTTTAACGATGGTTTGGAGGAGCTGTGTAAAATCCAGAAGGTGTGGGCCATCCCTGATAAAGACCAGAGAGATGCCATCCGCCAGGCACAGAAGAGGATGATAACGCAGGCATACAGGGCCTTTCTGCAGAG ATATACTAACATCTCATTTACTAAGAACCCAGAAAAGTATTACAAGTACAGACCAGAGCAAGTGGAGGCAATGATTGAGAGACTGTTTGATACATCAGCATAG